The following are encoded in a window of Synechococcus sp. PCC 7335 genomic DNA:
- a CDS encoding ParA family protein, translated as MKYVSFVSKKGGVAKSTSAIHFAYWLTQEGYRVALIDDDANRTALKEFVRTE; from the coding sequence ATGAAATACGTCAGTTTCGTTTCTAAAAAAGGTGGTGTGGCAAAGAGTACAAGTGCTATTCACTTTGCTTACTGGCTAACCCAAGAGGGCTACCGTGTAGCACTGATTGATGATGATGCTAATCGGACAGCACTGAAGGAATTTGTCAGGACTGAGTAG
- a CDS encoding GIY-YIG nuclease family protein: protein MTNLLNLPAISAIYRIWHRDEVVYVGQTKNLRQRWRHHHILPKLIACYGTDWRLDWIAIEEANLIRAEAFSYRCFRPLLNQRNPSEQLGL, encoded by the coding sequence ATGACTAACTTATTGAATCTACCGGCTATCAGCGCAATCTACCGGATATGGCACCGTGACGAAGTGGTTTACGTTGGCCAGACTAAGAACCTAAGACAGCGCTGGCGGCACCATCATATTTTGCCGAAGTTAATAGCTTGCTACGGAACGGACTGGCGGCTTGATTGGATAGCAATTGAGGAAGCGAATCTAATTCGTGCGGAGGCGTTTTCGTACCGTTGTTTCAGACCACTGCTAAACCAGAGAAACCCTTCCGAGCAGCTAGGTTTGTAG
- a CDS encoding WGR domain-containing protein, translating to MNYEVERWHRQDWQKGTRFYSCQLCQNLFGEWIVLRRWGRVSALSGQSLEHVCHTYEEGLEIVAAIEKRRRQRGYAAR from the coding sequence ATGAACTACGAAGTAGAGCGCTGGCATCGGCAAGACTGGCAAAAGGGAACGCGTTTCTACTCCTGCCAGCTATGTCAGAACTTATTTGGTGAGTGGATCGTGCTCCGTCGATGGGGGCGAGTTAGCGCCTTAAGCGGTCAAAGCTTAGAGCACGTCTGTCATACCTATGAAGAAGGTTTAGAAATAGTAGCCGCGATTGAAAAACGGCGGCGTCAGCGTGGTTATGCTGCCAGATAA
- a CDS encoding calcium-binding protein, producing the protein MNINLDRWAWRTKELDAKDAVKVKNALKEIVNRLDDAPIRLNNNNTHQDVLDDLDNPNYLNEQILSKVNTTAEDLELYARSRAINIFPDYANHPNHLYAVDKYHIESGIERKTISYLVNDLGFTGTQEILHLASKNRYVQKGSSGHDISSMQDIINKDKAADGKSDSVESLNKTLYGSESIELSAALMALNAYAKSLEAFLIPPSENIANFLDVDEIKLLERGDLEREYYQTITHFGNMGASLGAKLAYYYGNEEIATQIITQASVKTVGSYLGDYVNYQAAGLPLPAQQAYQRIYNNITQTATTFVTNAIVDVFNETFDIEDPLGHFLTSTIVTGVTNSLLGEIATTVLPSDARLAKQYMQKYLGIHDGAKLGLSTEAVTGEIINVFEGSIASFATSQLFSYLDAAWSDVQLTNLGSTVGGVVGNFLLPGIGGFIGQVAGGLVFDLVENKDPRSYHSVSLDPNTGLFISQFSYEKDGGNRGLSEQMGRGARDNIELASLYVGGKPLIINNFEYGHHNEKMVFISDVTGRRSFDTAEEALRSGVVTQLKTYEVEGGNAYAVDLIHRDSYDPTLDQLFIDLNTADEYELHKVNPFLYGSSIANMNDNDAKEFLLKDWISTLDEANRLGFDILPFNDGGEFLPVLDDNTRTVKGGAGDDFIYRYSGKASLYGQEGDDTIRVDVNILDNNSFDVINGGDGFDTYIGRYDTYVFDAKKPIGIVLDPYGHNGYLVSSPEPRLEARIYFTERLDITATTYNDEFTLNNSTNVFDGHSGMDTISLSLGEATENVEFNLSSKENQISYGSSALYNFEWVDHLITGLGNDSIQIDKALLQTNDFGIIGMGDGIDTFKSDLTDAFKTSTGINLSRYLGRSHLLYHNDKLRWRLNDVERFEITGTRFDDQFELTNSYQKFDGGAGFDTIEIDLSHANSDVLLDLSNSENQLVYNASSLANFENAHKVYTGSGNDSIQIGAILLTNENFDIINSGEGQDKYIGNFSDLKTTTGLEFIDYIGDSILLYQNNKLEARLYGFEEFYITGTAKDDKFKFDIGDHTVDGFGGADIITTNVGDDTITLRKSSDGSVILDKGGDDSLVIQDMLITSNDYKRQEKDFIIYLDKQQKSSIVIEEFFDENGSAGSGFIETINGQSSRRFLDNLGGIKDAANSKVIKNGGNGRDTLNGDAGDDILNGGNGQDTLNGDAGDDILNGGKGQDTLNGDAGDDILNGGKGQDTLRGNDGHDVFVLALNQGQDNILDYRDGFDFLGLSNGLTFKDLDIIASGNNTLIRYNRKTLASLSNVDTNIVGLEDFVSI; encoded by the coding sequence ATGAATATAAATTTGGACCGGTGGGCGTGGCGCACAAAAGAGTTGGATGCCAAAGATGCAGTGAAGGTTAAGAACGCACTTAAGGAAATTGTCAATAGGCTTGATGATGCCCCTATTCGGTTAAATAATAACAATACTCATCAAGATGTATTGGATGATTTAGACAATCCTAATTACCTTAACGAACAGATATTATCTAAGGTCAATACAACAGCAGAAGATCTAGAGCTATATGCTCGCAGTAGAGCCATCAATATCTTTCCTGACTATGCAAACCATCCCAACCACCTCTATGCTGTCGATAAGTATCATATCGAGTCGGGGATTGAACGAAAGACAATTTCTTATTTGGTTAATGATCTGGGTTTTACTGGAACACAAGAAATACTACATTTAGCATCAAAAAATCGTTATGTCCAAAAAGGTAGCTCAGGGCACGATATTTCTTCGATGCAAGATATCATTAATAAGGATAAAGCGGCGGATGGAAAATCCGACTCAGTAGAAAGTTTAAACAAAACCTTGTACGGATCTGAAAGTATCGAGTTGTCTGCTGCTTTGATGGCTCTGAACGCCTATGCTAAATCTCTCGAAGCCTTTCTTATCCCTCCAAGTGAAAATATTGCTAATTTTTTAGATGTAGATGAGATAAAACTATTGGAACGAGGTGATTTAGAGCGAGAGTATTATCAAACTATTACCCATTTTGGCAATATGGGGGCTAGCTTGGGAGCAAAGTTAGCTTATTACTACGGGAATGAAGAGATTGCAACGCAAATAATTACGCAAGCTTCGGTTAAGACCGTTGGTAGCTATTTAGGAGATTATGTCAACTATCAGGCAGCTGGCTTACCCCTGCCAGCCCAACAAGCCTACCAACGCATTTACAACAATATTACTCAAACTGCTACAACCTTTGTTACTAATGCTATTGTCGACGTTTTTAACGAAACTTTTGATATTGAAGATCCGCTAGGTCATTTTTTAACAAGTACGATTGTGACAGGGGTAACAAATTCTTTATTAGGTGAAATTGCTACCACAGTGCTGCCGAGCGATGCAAGACTTGCTAAGCAATATATGCAAAAATATCTCGGAATTCATGATGGTGCGAAACTGGGCCTTTCAACGGAGGCTGTTACTGGTGAAATTATAAATGTCTTTGAAGGCAGCATCGCCTCTTTTGCTACTAGCCAATTGTTTAGTTATCTAGATGCTGCCTGGAGCGATGTACAGTTAACGAATTTAGGCTCTACTGTTGGAGGTGTAGTAGGCAACTTTTTATTACCTGGCATCGGTGGGTTTATTGGCCAAGTCGCTGGTGGCCTAGTTTTCGATCTTGTTGAGAATAAAGACCCACGCTCTTATCATAGCGTGTCACTGGACCCGAATACAGGATTGTTTATTAGTCAGTTTTCTTATGAAAAAGATGGAGGAAATCGCGGACTATCTGAACAAATGGGACGCGGTGCTAGAGATAATATCGAGCTTGCATCGTTATATGTGGGTGGGAAACCGCTAATTATCAATAATTTTGAATATGGCCACCATAACGAAAAAATGGTGTTCATTTCCGATGTTACAGGTCGTCGTTCCTTTGATACAGCTGAAGAAGCATTGCGCTCTGGCGTTGTCACACAACTAAAAACTTATGAGGTGGAAGGTGGTAATGCCTATGCCGTTGATCTGATTCACCGCGATTCTTATGACCCGACATTAGATCAGTTATTCATAGATCTCAATACAGCAGATGAGTATGAACTTCATAAGGTGAACCCTTTCCTCTATGGCAGTAGTATTGCGAACATGAATGATAACGATGCCAAAGAATTTTTGCTAAAAGATTGGATATCAACATTAGACGAGGCGAATCGTCTAGGATTTGACATCTTGCCATTTAATGATGGTGGTGAATTCTTGCCGGTATTAGATGATAATACGCGCACCGTTAAAGGCGGCGCGGGCGACGACTTTATATATCGCTATTCTGGAAAAGCAAGTCTTTACGGTCAGGAAGGGGACGACACCATACGGGTTGATGTAAATATTTTAGATAACAATAGTTTTGATGTCATTAATGGTGGCGATGGTTTTGATACTTATATAGGGCGATACGATACCTATGTGTTTGATGCTAAAAAGCCCATCGGCATTGTTCTAGACCCCTACGGACATAACGGCTATTTAGTATCTTCCCCGGAACCAAGATTAGAAGCTCGTATTTATTTCACCGAGCGTTTGGATATCACTGCTACTACCTATAACGACGAATTTACTCTAAACAATTCAACTAATGTTTTTGACGGGCACAGTGGCATGGATACTATTTCGCTCTCCTTAGGCGAAGCCACGGAAAATGTTGAATTTAACTTATCTAGTAAAGAAAACCAAATCTCCTACGGTTCATCTGCTTTGTACAATTTTGAATGGGTTGATCATCTTATTACGGGCCTTGGTAACGACTCCATTCAAATCGATAAAGCACTACTACAAACTAATGATTTCGGTATCATTGGGATGGGTGATGGAATTGATACCTTTAAATCAGATCTAACTGATGCCTTCAAAACATCAACAGGAATTAATCTTTCCCGTTATCTTGGTAGAAGCCACTTGCTCTACCACAATGACAAATTAAGGTGGCGTCTAAATGATGTTGAGCGTTTTGAAATTACGGGAACCCGTTTTGACGATCAGTTTGAGTTAACAAACTCTTATCAAAAATTTGATGGTGGTGCTGGTTTCGACACTATAGAGATCGATCTAAGTCATGCCAACAGCGATGTGCTGTTAGACCTCAGCAATAGCGAGAATCAGCTTGTTTACAATGCTTCCAGCCTTGCAAATTTTGAAAATGCTCACAAGGTTTACACTGGTTCCGGAAATGACTCTATACAAATTGGTGCTATTCTCCTCACTAATGAAAATTTCGATATTATCAATTCTGGAGAAGGCCAAGATAAGTACATCGGCAATTTCTCAGACTTGAAAACAACAACTGGATTAGAGTTTATTGATTATATAGGTGATAGCATTCTGTTATATCAGAACAATAAATTGGAGGCCAGGTTATATGGGTTTGAAGAGTTTTATATTACTGGTACCGCTAAGGACGACAAATTCAAATTCGATATCGGAGACCACACTGTCGATGGGTTCGGAGGTGCTGATATTATCACAACCAATGTGGGTGACGATACTATTACTCTAAGAAAAAGTTCTGATGGCAGTGTAATCCTTGATAAAGGAGGCGATGACAGCCTAGTTATTCAAGATATGTTAATCACCAGCAATGATTACAAACGTCAGGAGAAAGATTTTATCATTTATCTTGACAAGCAACAGAAAAGCAGTATTGTTATTGAAGAATTCTTTGACGAGAATGGTTCTGCTGGTTCTGGGTTTATTGAAACAATTAATGGTCAAAGCTCGAGAAGATTTCTTGATAACTTGGGTGGCATAAAGGATGCTGCTAATTCTAAGGTCATTAAGAATGGTGGCAACGGTCGAGACACACTAAATGGTGATGCTGGAGACGATATCCTTAATGGTGGCAACGGCCAAGATACACTAAATGGTGATGCTGGAGACGATATCCTTAATGGTGGTAAAGGCCAAGATACACTAAATGGTGATGCTGGAGACGATATCCTTAATGGTGGTAAAGGCCAAGATACACTGAGAGGCAATGATGGACACGATGTCTTTGTCTTAGCTTTAAATCAAGGTCAGGACAACATTTTAGACTACAGAGATGGGTTTGATTTTCTAGGTCTGTCGAATGGTCTAACTTTCAAAGATTTAGACATTATTGCTAGTGGGAATAACACGCTGATTCGATACAACCGTAAAACTTTAGCCAGTCTCTCGAATGTTGATACTAATATCGTTGGTTTAGAGGACTTTGTGAGCATCTAA
- a CDS encoding IS6 family transposase, translating to MFRCKRCRRTFNQRTDTPFNFVEVPTDIIFQVLLCRVRYKLSYRDVAEFFLLRGFQFTHETARDWEERFLPHFTEQIRTKRKGKVGKLWMIDETYVKVCGQWCYLYRGIDEDGNLVDVRLSKTRDMAGTKAFFAQAIDLHEDAPDKVATDGLASYPRAIEEDLGEKVQHEVRPCTANPVEQSHRRIKHRYYPTLGFGEFEAAQRFCRAVDEVGNFLRPRSRMAEFVCLDDRRAQLLKGVEELEDLFQAS from the coding sequence ATGTTTCGCTGCAAACGCTGTCGCCGGACGTTCAATCAGCGCACAGATACGCCATTTAATTTTGTGGAAGTCCCAACAGACATTATCTTCCAGGTGTTGCTCTGCCGCGTCCGCTATAAGCTCAGCTATCGGGATGTGGCTGAGTTCTTTTTGCTTAGAGGCTTTCAGTTTACCCACGAAACTGCAAGGGATTGGGAGGAACGTTTCCTACCTCATTTTACAGAGCAGATTAGAACAAAGCGAAAGGGCAAAGTCGGCAAATTATGGATGATTGACGAGACTTACGTGAAAGTCTGTGGGCAGTGGTGCTACCTCTACCGAGGCATTGATGAAGATGGCAATCTGGTAGACGTTCGCCTTAGCAAAACTCGCGACATGGCTGGCACCAAAGCCTTCTTTGCTCAAGCCATCGATCTGCACGAGGACGCTCCTGACAAGGTCGCGACCGATGGCTTAGCATCTTACCCACGGGCGATTGAAGAAGACTTAGGTGAGAAAGTTCAGCATGAAGTCCGCCCCTGCACAGCCAATCCAGTTGAACAAAGTCATCGGCGCATCAAACACCGCTATTATCCAACCCTGGGGTTCGGTGAGTTTGAGGCTGCGCAGAGATTTTGCAGAGCAGTCGATGAAGTTGGCAACTTCCTGAGGCCTCGTAGCCGAATGGCAGAATTCGTGTGCCTTGACGATCGCAGAGCGCAGTTACTGAAGGGAGTTGAAGAATTGGAAGATCTGTTCCAAGCTTCCTAA
- a CDS encoding DEAD/DEAH box helicase has protein sequence MATLIPSYHSTASRMTSGERRLAQRLEANLEDDYLLWYDVPVGLKRLYPDFIILHPSRGIFVLEVKDWKLNTIQSVDPRSCEIATPSGLKKVVNPLHQARNYALAICSMLEKDEALVQMAGRYQGKLSCPYAYGVVLPNITRRMFDSQPALAQVIDAHLVICKDEMTQSVDAGTFQEQLWAMSHYNFGSSLTAEQIDRVRWHLYPELRISTKPLSFFDEQLEERLQTAIPQVLKVMDLQQEQLARNLGKGHRVIHGVAGSGKTLILAYRCQHLAQTNQSVLVLCFNVALAAKLRSLIVNENQSQCVTVRHFHGWCLDMLKRYGIARPDARRYRGVEYIRKLEQAVIAAVEAGHIPQGQYGAVMVDEAHDFAPEWLKLVAQMVNPATDSLLVLYDDAQNLYSKRASRQFSFKSLGIKAQGRTTILKLNYRNTAQVLRLAYEFAKEMMPPTSSVDEDRPPLIVPDSAGREGPEPELVKCANYKAEIAYIAQRAQALHESGIPWYEMAVVYRTNWMGEQALAELQQAGIPVAWLNQNSSSRNYDPLCPSVKLMTMHSSKGLEFPVVFIPGLGFLPNRTGDVGDEARLLYVAMTRAIERLMLTGDRRSEFVERLKEAAQRTAITSII, from the coding sequence ATGGCTACGCTCATTCCCTCCTACCACAGTACTGCCAGCCGAATGACCTCTGGAGAACGGCGGCTAGCACAGCGGCTAGAAGCGAATCTCGAAGACGACTACCTGCTCTGGTACGACGTGCCAGTCGGCTTAAAACGTCTGTATCCCGACTTCATCATCTTGCACCCTTCACGCGGCATCTTTGTCCTAGAAGTCAAAGACTGGAAACTGAACACGATTCAATCTGTTGATCCCAGAAGTTGTGAGATTGCTACCCCCTCTGGCCTTAAGAAGGTGGTTAACCCACTACACCAAGCTAGGAACTACGCACTAGCTATCTGTTCGATGCTGGAGAAAGATGAGGCGCTGGTACAGATGGCAGGCCGCTACCAAGGCAAGCTCTCTTGTCCCTATGCCTATGGCGTGGTGCTACCCAACATTACCCGTCGTATGTTCGACTCACAGCCCGCCCTGGCTCAGGTCATAGACGCTCATCTGGTCATCTGCAAAGACGAGATGACGCAGAGCGTTGATGCAGGTACCTTTCAAGAGCAGCTCTGGGCCATGAGCCACTACAACTTCGGCAGCTCCCTAACCGCTGAGCAGATTGATCGCGTTCGCTGGCACCTCTACCCAGAGCTGCGCATTTCGACTAAGCCGCTCTCGTTCTTTGACGAGCAACTGGAAGAGAGGCTGCAAACCGCCATTCCTCAAGTACTCAAGGTCATGGACTTACAGCAAGAGCAGCTCGCTCGCAACCTCGGTAAGGGCCATCGAGTGATTCATGGTGTAGCTGGTAGTGGCAAGACGTTGATTTTGGCCTATCGCTGTCAACATCTAGCGCAGACAAATCAGTCAGTGCTCGTACTTTGCTTCAACGTGGCGCTAGCCGCTAAGTTAAGATCGCTCATCGTGAACGAGAACCAAAGCCAGTGCGTTACGGTGCGTCATTTCCACGGATGGTGTCTAGATATGCTCAAACGCTACGGTATCGCACGTCCAGATGCCAGACGCTACAGAGGTGTCGAGTACATCAGGAAGCTAGAGCAAGCTGTTATTGCCGCTGTTGAAGCAGGTCATATTCCTCAAGGTCAGTATGGCGCGGTGATGGTGGACGAAGCTCATGACTTTGCTCCCGAATGGCTGAAGCTAGTCGCGCAGATGGTGAATCCTGCCACCGATTCACTGCTCGTACTTTACGATGATGCTCAGAACCTCTACAGCAAACGGGCTAGTCGTCAGTTCAGCTTCAAAAGTTTGGGTATCAAAGCGCAGGGTAGAACCACGATTCTGAAGTTGAACTACCGCAACACTGCTCAGGTGCTGAGGCTGGCCTATGAGTTTGCTAAAGAGATGATGCCACCGACGAGCAGCGTTGATGAAGACAGGCCACCGTTGATAGTTCCTGATAGTGCAGGGCGCGAAGGCCCAGAGCCAGAGTTGGTAAAGTGCGCGAATTACAAAGCGGAGATCGCTTATATTGCGCAAAGAGCCCAAGCGCTTCACGAGAGCGGTATTCCTTGGTACGAGATGGCCGTCGTCTACCGCACCAACTGGATGGGAGAACAAGCACTTGCCGAGCTACAGCAAGCGGGTATCCCAGTAGCTTGGCTCAATCAAAACAGCAGCAGTCGTAACTATGACCCGCTATGCCCAAGTGTCAAACTGATGACGATGCACAGTAGTAAAGGGCTAGAGTTTCCAGTCGTCTTTATTCCTGGATTAGGCTTTCTGCCTAACCGGACGGGAGATGTTGGTGACGAAGCGCGTTTACTGTATGTGGCGATGACGCGGGCAATTGAGCGGTTGATGCTAACAGGCGATCGCAGGTCGGAGTTTGTGGAGCGACTGAAGGAAGCCGCACAAAGGACCGCAATCACATCAATCATATAA
- a CDS encoding matrixin family metalloprotease — translation MEKSSIDTSLIADGTQSQLIQFRQSKGALPDIESTTHIYGSNSSVMCDTDARGHAKPKSSRRNLIEAVLDASEGVIRLWAPNTILRWKFQERSIALLEDPEAAKLAIKELLAQALLAWGDAAPVKFTQREDAWDFEIEVRESDKCRRTQNQEKACVLASAFFPDAGRHELVIYPKMFTQSREEQIDTLIHELGHIFGLRHFFANVRETAFASEIFGTHDSFSIMNYGDESRLTEADKADLKKLYQMVWSGELSEINGTRIELVKPSHAL, via the coding sequence GAAAGGTGCACTGCCTGATATAGAATCGACAACTCATATCTATGGGTCTAACTCTAGCGTAATGTGCGATACCGATGCTCGTGGTCATGCTAAGCCGAAAAGTAGTAGAAGAAATCTAATAGAGGCAGTCCTAGATGCTTCCGAAGGTGTCATACGATTATGGGCACCAAATACAATATTGAGATGGAAATTTCAGGAGCGTTCTATAGCCCTTCTAGAGGATCCTGAAGCCGCTAAGCTTGCCATAAAGGAGCTTTTAGCGCAAGCCCTTTTAGCTTGGGGCGACGCAGCTCCTGTCAAATTCACACAAAGAGAAGATGCGTGGGATTTTGAGATAGAAGTAAGAGAATCTGATAAATGTCGTCGAACTCAGAATCAGGAGAAAGCTTGTGTTTTAGCAAGTGCTTTCTTCCCTGATGCTGGCCGCCATGAATTGGTTATTTACCCAAAGATGTTTACTCAGAGCAGAGAAGAGCAAATAGATACACTTATTCATGAGCTTGGGCATATTTTTGGGCTGCGACACTTCTTCGCCAATGTTAGAGAAACAGCATTTGCAAGTGAAATATTCGGAACACATGACTCATTTAGCATTATGAATTATGGTGACGAAAGCCGCTTGACCGAAGCTGATAAGGCTGACTTAAAAAAACTGTACCAAATGGTTTGGAGTGGTGAGCTCTCAGAAATTAATGGTACTCGTATCGAACTCGTTAAACCTTCGCACGCTTTGTAG